In Acanthopagrus latus isolate v.2019 chromosome 23, fAcaLat1.1, whole genome shotgun sequence, the genomic window TGCTGACCATTATTCTCTGTCGCGTACTGTGTGCAGGTACAGCCCTAAGAATCCGTCGCTGGTCTCTGAAACTGTGCACTACAAGCGAGGGGTGAGCCAGCAGTTCTCCATGCCGTCTTTCAAAATCGATTTCAACGAGTGGAAAGAGGAAGACGTGAGTATCTGCAGTTAGTGACTCGATCGCACATGACAAAACCTAACAAGGTTTTGCACGCATCTTTTCCCAGAGGGCTACATCAGTGCACAATATTTGACTCATTACAGACATAAATGCAAACTGAATTACAATAAAATATCTACATCTTTTCTCTTAAAGCTGAACTTTGACCTGGACCGAGGAGTGTTCCCCATGGTGATCCAGGCTGTGGTTGATGAAGGGGACGGTAGGTCACTAGAGctgcaaaacaaatgtcagaGGCATATTCAGGAAATACTGAAATTTAGTCACATTAAATAGTATTTCATCATTTGTTATCAATGTTATCAGTTCAGTTGATTGTAATCAGCATTAACCACGGCTGTGTGTGTTCCCTTCCAGACTGCCTCGGACATGCTCACGTACTTTTGGCAGCCTTTGAAAGAGTACGTATACGTTACAATAAAAGTTAATCATTTGAATCTGAACAGAACAAGTTTTTATATGAGctcaaacttcttcttctttttttgttcctccaGCATGTTGATGGCAGTTTCTCCGTCAAGCCTCTGAAGCAGAAGCAGATTGTAGGTTCTTATTTCAAAGTTTCCTTTTTAAACCGTTATTCAGCAAATGATTAAAGTCAGAAGTGTAAACTGTGCTGCATATCCTCAGTTTGCTTAAATCAACTTGATGTTTCAGTAAGTCAGTAAAATGTGAAGAACATACTGCACGTGCGACGGCATGTTGTTGATGCGATCCAGGATGTTTTAAGCAGAGCGTCTGTGTTCCTCGTACtcttctgctgcttttaaaaaatctgtgcCGAGCCCCCTGGGAGTCTGGCAATAAGTAGATGTTGAATGTAAACTTGGATGACATGGAGCTCAAAGTAATTTCACAGAGACTCtctgatttttgtgtttttgtttctgtccttgAATATGAAACATCACAGTGATTTTATCTCGTACACCCTAAGAGAgatggcttttatttttaagactCACTGCTTTCTGAGATGAAGAGAGTGGAGAGAATATGTTATACATTTTGCTTTCTAACGCCCTTGGACCACCTCATCGTGTACACGACCCCATGCTTCTGATACATGAATGTTAAATTCCTGTGACTTTATCTTTGGAGGTGGACCGTGTGAGCTACCTCTTACAGGAGATCTATGGGATCGAGAACAAGAACAACCAAGAAACCAAGGTATCACTCAATATAATACCATGTACATGAATCACAACGCTGTGATGGATCAGTTAAGGTTTATGTGTGTGATCtttgattatatttgttttctctttccagcCCTCAGACGATGAGAACAGTGACAACAGCAACGagtgtgttgtctgtctgtctgacttgaGAGATACGCTCATCCTGCCCTGCAGACATCTGTGTCTCTGCAACTCCTGCGCAGACACGCTGCGTTACCAGGCCAACAACTGTCCCATATGCAGGCTGCGTAAGAAGTGCCTCATTATTTTAATAACGCTCTGCTCATTAAGGAGCTACATCACTTGTATTTGAAGAGTTGTTGAAGTTTAATATGAAGAATTACTTGTGTGTGTAATTTGAGCCTGTGTTCCTCTTACCAGCCTTCAGAGCCTTGCTGCAGATCAGAGCTGTGAGGAAAAAGCCTGGGGCTCTTTCCCCCGTGTCTTTCAGCCCTGTTCTGGCTCAGACTATGGACCACGAGGAGCACTCAGTAAGTCACATGCACATCTGTGCATAATAagttaaaatcttaaaaaaatggCTACGATGCCAGCAGCATCAGAGGGAAGCTGGGCATGAAATCGTGctgaataacacatttttagcTTTATTGCCTCGTGACGTTCtgcagtaaaacattaaaactggcTGCAGAATTGGAACAACTGATAttcataaatgttaaattgaGTCCATTCCTACTTGAAAGTGTTTCAAAACAAtagctcatttaaaaacaaagttaaaaggAAGGATGTTGATTCATGCCAACTTTTATCTGGCAGCAAGTCGGTAGTTTGCATGCAGGAATCTGAAGTAAAGTCTTCCAGTGTGAGATGAAAACAAGGCACGAGGCTGATGGGTGGCTTTGTTACTTATCTAGTAATTGCGATTGAGCTGACCCTTTTTTCTATAACACTCTTtataaatatgacatttgtttGTCAGCTGTGCATTGTCACCACCAGTCCTCGTCTCTTTGCAGGGCACAGACTCAGTTCCTCCCGGCTTTGAACCCATCTCACTGTTGGAGGCTTTGAATGGTCTGCGGTCAGTGTCTCCTGCCATCCCGTCTGCCCCCCTCTATGATGAAATCAACTTCTCAGGGGGTCTGGGAGGTGACGGCAGACAGCTGAGCTCCCCGGAGCATTTAAGTGATGGCAGTCTGCAGAAAGGAAAAGTCAGCAAGTCACCTGACAGGCAAGAAAACGGCTCCTTACATTAACCTGTGCAGTTTAACTATGAAAGAAGTGtttttgataatttgttttcCTTGTCTTCCCACTCCAGCACCCTTCGGTCTCCATCCTCTCCCatccaggaggaagatgaagagaagcTGTCCGAGATGTCTGACGCTCAGCCGCACACAATGCTGTCCAGCAGCCCTGCTCCCACAGACGTAAGACACATCTTAACCAGCTGACATTTACACTTTGACTCTGCAGCAAACAAAAGcgtaaagaaacatttttttgtaccttCTTCTTCCAGGGCACAGCAACCGAGGATGTGGCAGAATCCCTGTCTCCAGATGATGGTGAGTTTCCTCAGCTGGAGAGTTTTCTTATCACTGTGTGACACTGGTAAAGATTTGCTGTGTCTGAGAGTTGGATTCATTGATATTTACTCTCCCGGGTGATCCAGAGGACAGGATGCATGCTGGAGGAGACATCCTACAGGACTGCAGCAGTGAACACAGCAGCTTGACCAAAACAGAGAGCGACCCACCGGGCGACTTGTCTCTGCCAGGTAAGAAATCCTCTGCCAGGAACAAAGGAAATATGAGGAAAGTCTTCAAACTCTTTCagatgggaaagaaaaagaaataggcAGAATATGTGTATTGTTTTACTGTGTATATAATCTCTTTATGTATAAAATCTTATTCAGTACAGACCTGTACTTTCAGCTGATCAAGCAAAGTCCTGATTTGACTGCAGCTCCTTAAAACTGTAGCATCATCAACTTCAAATTGTCTGAttcttgcttgtttttttacttctttctgGATGATAAAtctgttctgtttctcctcttaAATCCAAGACTCACCGCTGTGATTCCCCGTGCTTTGCATCtaacctgtgtgctgttttacTTCTCTGTTTCCTAAcactcctcttctcttccctgcCATCCTGTCCCCTCGTGCTGCCTGACTTTGGGCAGCTCTCGGTCCTGATGCCTGCTCTATTGGTATGGAGGAATAACTGTGGTATGTAGGctttcctgtctgctctgcttctctgtgtAAGAGCTCTACCGCTCTCACTGAATCCTGTTCTCTATAAATCAGTTTGTCGTCATCTATCACagctagaaaaagaaaaaaatccagcgGGTATTATCAGGTGAACTATCAGGTGAATTATCAGGAGGCCTTGCAGACAAGGCCTTGGATCTTGTTAAGAATGAGCAGCATTTCCAAAGTATTACTGGAAACCttaattttttatttgcttATCTGTTGCTTCTTCCTCACCAGGGTCATCAGAATCAACAGAAAGCCTGAAAAGTCAGAGCACAAACTGTTCCAGCCAGCCTCTCCTGTGTCCTGCGAGCAGCATTCATATGGAGGATGAGCACCTCAACCCCTGACTCTGATCCAGCCTTTTACCCTCCCATCCATCAGAACAGATTTATGCTTTACAAAGATCATCCACTCCCTCTATTCCTttgacccccctcctcccccaccagCCCCATCCTCTGCTCGTGTGATCGGAGCCAACAAAGTCCTGGAAACCTAGTCCACCATAATGAGGAAGGACTGCGTTTACCCTATTCTATGactgaagatttaaaaaaaagaaaaatgtttccagaGAGCTTTGAAAACATTGAATTAACTGTCAGATGGTGTTCAGTTGTGCGTCTTGACCCGAGTTGTGGTCTAGTAATGTGGATTCCAGAGATATTTCACTACCTGTCACGGTGGTGCTTTTAAGCACACTTACTTGCTTGACACTAAATTCAGAAGAATTTCTAAAATACGGTTTGTGTTTAGATATCGTATTCATGCGTGAAACACATTAATGAGTTGTTTTTTCAGGCAGGTTGATTTGGGTTATGAGCAGAAACTTTGAAAACATTActtatgtatctgtgtgtccaTTTCAAGTGATTTTGCACTCCAACAAAATCGTTTATAATCCATTCCTTATAACAAGAGTTTATGATGGGATAAGTTAAAAGTTTTATGCAGTCTTAAACATctaaatgtcactttttgttattatttcaaaTTATGTGATATCTATGTATCATAACTGTACTAGAATCCTGTGTAGTTACTTCAAAATTGTAAACTTGCATATTACaaatagtaaacaaaaaaaaaaaagattaaataattCCTGATATTGAAGTAATGGAAGTAGATTCAGTTAACATGCACATTATTTAAGACTTCAGTAAGAGCTACAGATTCACATCCTAACAGCTGAACTCAAAGATGGCTAAAGCCTGCAACAAGCCTAGATGCTCCAGCTACATGTATGCTGACTCAGTACGGCACAGTGACGTGTGCTTGTCGTAGATGTGGCACATCTGTACGGTCTTTGTGGCAACGCCAGTGTCTGCTTATGTGATgtagctgcaaaaaaaacaaaatgggtCAGGTGTTTGTGCGGCTGCAACGCCTTTACTTACCTTGGTCCTGTATGTGTAGCGCCATGCATATAGATCTTTGTGCCTTGAATTGATATGGCTGCCTGCTTGTTGCATTGGACATTAGTGTTCTTATAAATGCCACAATATACAAGTTTTCAGCCCGTAGACAGGATTTTTTGATGCTAATGtacagagcctttttttttttttctatcgcAAACTTCATGCTACTGGAAAATGTATCTTGTCATTGTTATTCCAAATATTAAACTGAACTGTTCATTTACTATGTTATCGCCATGTATCAATTATGCATTTAATCTTAGTATTTAGGTTAAAGTGGATTCGTCTAATGTACGTTTGATTGGAAGGAACACATCCAATGCAATAAATGCAAACGTTGCATTTTAATAATTGGGCTAGCATTTGCATGTGAATTTGTAGAGGCTTAAACCTCACTGCTCTTTAGTAACATGGTTATTTTgtcttcccctcccctcctcttctgtgCCATTTCAACTTGACACTGTGCCTTCCTGTTCCCTTTTTTGACCACTATTGACCTGGTATCCAGGAAAACTCCACAGTAGGTGGTTTGTGGCTCTCTGTTAAATCAATACCCGTCTTTCCTGGTGTGTATAGCAGCATGTGTATAACAATAAAGAACAAAGATTCTGTACTTCAAACTACCAGTTTTCTGATCCATCATAATATTCACTTTTGTTAGTTTCCTGAAAAGAATCATTTGTTCCAACACCAACTGCAGTCACATATTTGGTAtatcagtttgtattatttgtatAATGAAAAGAGGGCTATTAATTTGACATTAAAAGGTAACTTTAGATGTAGTGTGTACGAAATCTTAATCAAAATGTGCCTTCAAGTTAAGAGGAGGGGTAGTATAAGACCACAGTATTAGAGTTTATGACCAATGGGATTTTGCAGACTACTTTTTAGTGAACTCAATCACTCACTTGTGCCTCAAAGGACTGTCAGGCTTTATCTCGTGGCTGTGAGGgtaaaaaacatcacatctaAATCTACAGGGACAAAGTCAGTGCTCTGTTATCAAGGatttacaatgtgtgtgttcatatagagggaaaaaacatctattttgtctacatttctgtctctgacaCTGGTCAGTACTACATAGATTCATAAAGTCATAGACGTATGTGTAAATCTGGTGTGATCATGGAAAAGTCCAGGCCTCTGTCTGGATAAGCGGTGCCCTCTGGTGGCTTCCTGTAGATTCTGGTTACGCCACAGTTTTGCAAATAAGACATGGACCATGGACTGCTGTAAAACCTCAAAGTCAGGCTTTCGGTTAATCTTCCACCTGAGAGGCCTTACGGACCTGTGAGTTTCTGATTAATAGGACGTCTGTTCAGTAACAAGGCGTGTCGTGAGATGGTCACGGCTGGCTCACTTGGAAGCAGTGCCGCAGGTGAATAAGCTTCCTCTGGTACCTGAAGGCTTACGGATAAAACAGTAGCCTACAATGTCCATCAACAAATTAACTGACTCGGAGCCAAgtggctgacacacacacacacacacacacactggctcatTTACAACCTTAGTCTCAGACAAAATAGCAACCCAAGACTTTGTACAGATACTGACTGTCACTGAAGCCACAGACTGCAACAAGCAGTTGGTTTCAGTCGATTCCTCTATGTTGCCAGAGGCAACCACACTGGGACAGTTTCCTAGAAGTTACTGCTTAACTGACATCATCAGATCCATCATGCTGTCCGATGTGTGTTAAAGGAAGTAGTGACAGACATCTTCTATTTATTCAATAATCTGTTTCATCAAtagcatgtctgtctgtcctgggagagggatcccttCTCTTCCTGAAGTTTCttccatccatttttttcttttaaaaaatgttaaaagttgttgttttattctcaATATGGAAagttttttcctcacttgaattgAGGGCGTCAGGACAGAGAATGTCGCTCGCTATGCAGACTGTAAAACCCAATGAGGCGACGTGATTGTGATCTTAGGCTATATAAATTAATTAGAGCTAGCTTATTTCGCAAATGCAAACAAATCttgttaacaaaaaaacattcattttagtGAGATGACGGTCAGCAAGATAGCATCAACAAATCTTCTtcaacaatctttttttttttttttcaatgttggCCCTGTTACCAGACACTAGATCGTATCATGCTATCACCGAATGTAGTAAGTGTGAAATACTTGGATTGTGTGAGAGGATAAGCTGTTTTCCAGGTAATGTGATGATCACTGGACGCGTGGTCAGGCACAGGGGAGGATCCACTTCAGCTGGGAATTACTGGAGACTGTAACAGGCTGAAGGACAGTGCAAACCAATCCAAGCTGGTTTTGTATCTAAACAGAAAATAGGTACCATGAATTACCACCAAATAAAAAACTATCAACATACAAACTAAATACATTGGGAGCAAATATCTGGATGTATTAATTAACATTCACTCTTACTCAAGCAGCTCAAACATCAATATTTTGCCAACATAAACGTTAAGAAAAGCCATTTGTGGTTTTCTATCTGTAGGATAAACTGCCAGCAATATGGAGATGCATACGGTCAGAAAATTACAAATGGGACCATTGGAACTGTGATGCATACAACACTTacatagtgttttatttttcacctgaATTTTGAAACAATCATTTTTTAAGGTGTTTCAGGTTTCAAACATATTGACGTTCCTCTGCAGTGTTGAttaactgctgctctctgctcaaCTGGACCAACAGGTGGACGCCAGTGTAAAGTTTACTGAGTATTCAGTTACACTGTGGCCTCAAGCGTGCCTGTAAAAACATAATACACTGAGAAATgatgtgtgcaagtgtgtgcgtATACACACACGTGCTGTAAATGAGATTAGGGTCTATGACAGTCAGCTAGAGACTGTCAGCGAGTGAGACATTTTCTAATCAGCTCTCGTATGTTGCATTATAATAATCTAAAGAGCCAAAGTTCTGTTTCCTTACCTAAACCTTTTTGAATTTATTAGCTTGTctgaaaagctgaaacacaTGTCTGGGATTCTAAAAACTCAACCTTGTCACTCAGCAGGCTATAACAGGCTGTTTTATGAGGCCTTGAGGAATTATTTCCAATCGCCCCTCCCTTCACAGGCCACATCGATTGACAAGAGTTGCAGGTCAGAAAAGGTCGATCCATCTCTGGACAACTGCGCCCGAGTTCTCCTCCAACATCTGATGatcacacaaacagagatgtTCCCGTATTTGCGAACGGCCAGCTGACCGGATGACGTAGGAGATTTCCCATTCATCACGGTAGTGAATGCCAAGAGGAAGCAGTGGAGTGAAACAATAATCCTGAAAACAATTCTATTTTGGTTTGATCTCTTGAGACTACATTAAACAATATTAGGGCTAAGCTTAAATCCAGGCGAGTAAAGcctgtttttctgcagagaaTTATACAAGGCCACTTCAAAAAACAGGTTGTTTACTGTCATCATTTGCAGATGCAGATTGCAGATTTCATAAGTTAAGCTTTTGGAAAAGTTCAGTCACACAAGAATACTGTTGTAAACTATTAGCAACACTACAATATGATTTCACAACCATAATAAAACATATCTAAAAGACAGGAACACATTTAGATGAAGATTCATAAtatagatttagatttaacttTCCATGAAAAAACTAATTTGTGGTCAATTGACAGGATTTGTCAGTCTGTGTAAACAGGGTTACCTCAGGGCAGTCAAAGCCAGTCCTCTCTCATTTAATTAGTCTGTGTTAAACCTCTTTGAGGCATGAAATCATCCCAACAGCAATCCTCACAAATCTCCACCCTCACTCAGTAAATTTGAATTAGCCCACATCGGCCTATCACCGGATTCAGTCACACCACCTCTCGCTCATCCCcactctgaaaaaaacacacaccggaAAAATACAGTCCATGCATGTGCCGACATACGTGTGCCAACATACGTGCAAAGTTAAAACTAATCCTAATCTGTCATCACGTCTCAACAGCGTCTTTTTCCTGTCCAAGGTGAACGTTGATTTAATTAATCAGACTGAATCATTCTCATCTGGTCCAGCATAAAGTCTCATCATCACAAAATGATATTCATTACATAACCTATATACACTTTCTaaaaataacatatattttcttttttaagatgTAGGAAAAACACAACTAATTGCTGTCAAAGCCCAACGCTGAAGTTAATCCAAATTAGTGTCTAATTATGATACATACCATGAAaagctgcatttatttatttctgtgtggGGTGGGTTGGAGTCTGGgatatttaaaaacatacaaatcgTGCAAGAAATACCCCAAGAACAAATTGTCCGTCATGTGAGCACAGGGGATTTAGAGACTTTGGAGACACGTGTCCAACTGGCTATCCTACTTTGAGACGACCACTTCGCAGTGTGAgatcagagacacagaggagctggagggacACGCAGGTCAGCATCTTGCCCTCTGAAGTGAGCCACATCGCAGTCAGAGCCGTAGGACAAACTCAGAGGGTTTTGCTGGCGGGGTTCGACTGAATCACAgatacaacatttttattacaaGAGGCTGGAAAAGAAGACGAC contains:
- the mgrn1b gene encoding E3 ubiquitin-protein ligase MGRN1b isoform X2, translating into MGSILSRRIAGVEDIDIQANSAYRFPPKSGNYFASHFFMGGEKFDTPHPEGYLFGENMDLNFLGNRPVQFPYVTPAPHEPVKTLRSLVNIRKDSLRLVRYKDDSDTPVEEGGKPKVQYGVEFTFDADARVAITLYCQAFEEFSNGMAVYSPKNPSLVSETVHYKRGVSQQFSMPSFKIDFNEWKEEDLNFDLDRGVFPMVIQAVVDEGDDCLGHAHVLLAAFERHVDGSFSVKPLKQKQIVDRVSYLLQEIYGIENKNNQETKPSDDENSDNSNECVVCLSDLRDTLILPCRHLCLCNSCADTLRYQANNCPICRLPFRALLQIRAVRKKPGALSPVSFSPVLAQTMDHEEHSGTDSVPPGFEPISLLEALNGLRSVSPAIPSAPLYDEINFSGGLGGDGRQLSSPEHLSDGSLQKGKVSKSPDSTLRSPSSPIQEEDEEKLSEMSDAQPHTMLSSSPAPTDGTATEDVAESLSPDDEDRMHAGGDILQDCSSEHSSLTKTESDPPGDLSLPALGPDACSIGMEE
- the mgrn1b gene encoding E3 ubiquitin-protein ligase MGRN1b isoform X1, whose product is MGSILSRRIAGVEDIDIQANSAYRFPPKSGNYFASHFFMGGEKFDTPHPEGYLFGENMDLNFLGNRPVQFPYVTPAPHEPVKTLRSLVNIRKDSLRLVRYKDDSDTPVEEGGKPKVQYGVEFTFDADARVAITLYCQAFEEFSNGMAVYSPKNPSLVSETVHYKRGVSQQFSMPSFKIDFNEWKEEDLNFDLDRGVFPMVIQAVVDEGDDCLGHAHVLLAAFERHVDGSFSVKPLKQKQIVDRVSYLLQEIYGIENKNNQETKPSDDENSDNSNECVVCLSDLRDTLILPCRHLCLCNSCADTLRYQANNCPICRLPFRALLQIRAVRKKPGALSPVSFSPVLAQTMDHEEHSGTDSVPPGFEPISLLEALNGLRSVSPAIPSAPLYDEINFSGGLGGDGRQLSSPEHLSDGSLQKGKVSKSPDSTLRSPSSPIQEEDEEKLSEMSDAQPHTMLSSSPAPTDGTATEDVAESLSPDDEDRMHAGGDILQDCSSEHSSLTKTESDPPGDLSLPGSSESTESLKSQSTNCSSQPLLCPASSIHMEDEHLNP